One genomic region from Haloprofundus salinisoli encodes:
- a CDS encoding amidohydrolase family protein: MTVTVIRNATIHTVTDEGTVEGDILIADGKIAGVGDVEAPEDAEELDVGGAHVTPGLVDAHSHAGMAEWGEPEDGDFNEGTDSVTPHVSALDGFHPRDEELKHAFQNGVTSVSARMGSGNVVGGVICSMKTYGLTADEMLIREDGMKAAMGENPKRFHGERKDRQPSTRPGVAATLRQALMDAEDYVARRTKAREEGDPFDRDLGLENLGRVVEGDLPLRVHAHRADDIMTVFRIADEFGIEDLSIEHATEGHLIADEFVERDVPAVCGPSLYSGAKYELRNITFESPGILHDAGVKVAIQTDAPVLPQQHLDVCVGLAVRAGLPEEAALDTVTRNAAEILGIEDRVGTLDVGTDADIAVWDGPFYEIESSTQHVFVDGEHVFDRERDDVDPREEYAW; encoded by the coding sequence ATGACCGTGACAGTCATCCGCAACGCGACGATTCACACGGTGACCGACGAGGGTACCGTCGAAGGCGACATCCTCATCGCAGACGGCAAAATCGCCGGCGTCGGCGACGTCGAGGCACCGGAGGACGCCGAGGAACTCGACGTCGGCGGCGCGCACGTCACGCCGGGACTCGTCGACGCGCACAGCCACGCCGGGATGGCCGAGTGGGGCGAACCCGAGGACGGCGACTTCAACGAGGGGACCGACTCGGTGACGCCGCACGTCAGCGCCCTCGACGGCTTCCACCCGCGCGACGAGGAACTGAAACACGCCTTCCAGAACGGCGTGACGAGCGTCTCCGCGCGGATGGGCTCCGGGAACGTCGTCGGCGGCGTCATCTGCTCGATGAAGACCTACGGCCTCACCGCCGACGAGATGCTCATCAGAGAGGACGGCATGAAAGCCGCGATGGGCGAGAACCCCAAACGGTTCCACGGCGAGCGAAAGGACCGCCAACCCTCGACGCGGCCGGGCGTCGCCGCGACGCTGCGGCAGGCGCTGATGGACGCCGAGGACTACGTCGCCCGGCGCACGAAGGCCCGCGAAGAGGGCGATCCGTTCGACCGTGATTTGGGACTGGAGAACCTCGGCCGGGTCGTCGAGGGCGACCTCCCCCTCCGAGTGCACGCCCACCGCGCCGACGACATCATGACGGTGTTCCGCATCGCCGACGAGTTCGGAATCGAGGACCTCTCCATCGAACACGCCACCGAGGGCCACCTCATCGCCGACGAGTTCGTCGAGCGCGACGTCCCCGCCGTCTGCGGGCCGTCGCTGTACTCGGGCGCGAAGTACGAACTCAGAAACATCACGTTCGAGTCGCCGGGTATCCTCCACGACGCGGGCGTGAAAGTCGCTATTCAGACCGACGCCCCTGTCCTCCCGCAGCAACACCTCGACGTCTGTGTCGGCCTCGCGGTGCGCGCCGGCCTCCCCGAGGAGGCGGCGCTCGACACCGTCACCCGGAACGCCGCGGAAATCCTCGGCATCGAGGACCGCGTCGGCACCCTCGACGTCGGCACCGACGCCGACATCGCCGTCTGGGACGGCCCGTTCTACGAGATCGAGTCGAGCACGCAGCACGTCTTCGTCGACGGCGAGCACGTGTTCGACCGCGAACGCGACGACGTGGACCCGCGCGAGGAGTACGCCTGGTAG
- a CDS encoding GtrA family protein, with the protein MNTDTGRTVRTPETRERLTRLGKFGLVGMSSFVVNVVVFALITPLLWYVVAGSLSWLIANVSSYNLNRWFTFDDTEQGYLRGYARHLSVYSVGFVVYLAGLWLFGLVVGTFAALALATAFSGVLNFVGSEFWVFRSES; encoded by the coding sequence ATGAACACAGACACCGGACGGACCGTGCGAACGCCGGAGACCCGAGAACGACTGACACGTCTCGGCAAGTTCGGTCTCGTCGGCATGTCCAGTTTTGTCGTCAACGTGGTGGTGTTCGCGCTCATCACGCCGCTGTTGTGGTACGTGGTGGCCGGGTCGCTCTCGTGGCTGATCGCCAACGTGTCCAGCTACAACCTGAACCGCTGGTTCACCTTCGACGACACCGAACAGGGGTATCTACGGGGGTACGCCCGGCACCTCTCGGTGTACTCGGTCGGCTTCGTCGTCTATCTGGCGGGACTGTGGCTGTTCGGCCTCGTCGTGGGCACCTTCGCCGCACTCGCGCTCGCAACCGCCTTCAGCGGCGTGCTGAACTTCGTCGGCAGCGAGTTCTGGGTGTTTCGCTCCGAGTCCTGA
- a CDS encoding metal-dependent hydrolase — MLPWGHAALGYLLYSYGLRFRRTGPPSGLAAMCALAVGTQFPDLVDKPLSWTFQVLPGGRTLAHTLFVAVPLLLAVGVVTRRIGHRRVGEAFAVGYSSHLLGDVLWQLSQGNVRVLAFLVWPLIPVDEPEYSYGIVEFFFQLELTSGVAFGLVVTGVGLVRWWRDGAPPLSSLGVEIARTAGGSSGGRE; from the coding sequence ATGCTTCCCTGGGGCCACGCCGCGCTCGGCTATCTGCTGTACTCGTACGGACTCCGCTTCCGCCGCACCGGCCCGCCGTCGGGACTGGCGGCGATGTGCGCACTCGCCGTCGGCACGCAGTTTCCCGACTTAGTGGACAAACCGCTCTCGTGGACGTTTCAGGTGCTGCCGGGAGGGCGAACGCTCGCACACACCCTGTTCGTCGCCGTTCCGCTGCTTCTCGCTGTCGGCGTCGTCACCCGCCGAATCGGCCACCGGCGCGTCGGCGAGGCGTTCGCCGTCGGCTACAGCTCGCATCTGCTCGGCGACGTGCTCTGGCAACTCAGCCAGGGGAACGTCCGAGTGTTGGCCTTCCTCGTCTGGCCGCTGATTCCGGTCGACGAACCCGAGTACAGCTACGGTATCGTCGAGTTCTTCTTCCAGCTAGAGCTGACCTCTGGAGTCGCCTTCGGTCTCGTCGTGACGGGGGTCGGTCTCGTCCGGTGGTGGCGCGACGGCGCACCGCCGCTCTCGTCGCTCGGAGTCGAAATCGCACGCACCGCCGGGGGCTCGTCCGGCGGACGTGAGTGA
- a CDS encoding undecaprenyl-diphosphate phosphatase, protein MDRELLIALLAGFVQGIFEWLPISSEGNLALALSAVGSDPTQAVQFALFLHVGTAVSATAYYRDELRETLSALPSWRPSTAFSETATLSFLAIATLASGVVGICAYLLLEAAISALAGGAFVALVGVLLVATGLIQRVADGFDLGGRDAPDLVDAVLVGGLQGLAILPGVSRSGVTASALLFRGHDGPDSFRLSFLLSIPAALGGGLLAALDGGLAGVTVQEASVALVTAAVVGYLSIDALMRVVRRVSFWAVCVGLGGLALVGGLVVTL, encoded by the coding sequence ATGGACCGTGAGCTTCTCATCGCACTGCTCGCTGGCTTCGTCCAGGGTATCTTCGAGTGGCTACCCATCTCCAGCGAGGGGAATCTCGCGCTCGCGCTCTCGGCGGTCGGCAGCGATCCGACGCAAGCCGTCCAGTTCGCGCTCTTCCTGCACGTCGGCACCGCCGTCTCCGCGACGGCGTACTACCGCGACGAACTCCGCGAGACGCTCTCTGCGCTCCCGTCGTGGCGGCCGTCGACGGCGTTCTCCGAAACGGCGACGCTCTCGTTTCTCGCTATCGCGACGCTCGCGTCCGGCGTCGTCGGAATCTGTGCGTATCTCCTCCTCGAAGCGGCGATCTCGGCGCTCGCCGGCGGCGCGTTCGTCGCACTCGTCGGCGTTCTCCTCGTGGCGACGGGACTGATTCAGCGCGTCGCCGACGGCTTCGACCTCGGGGGCCGCGACGCGCCGGACCTCGTCGACGCCGTCCTCGTCGGTGGCCTCCAGGGACTCGCCATCCTGCCGGGCGTCTCCCGCTCGGGCGTCACCGCGAGCGCGCTGCTGTTCCGCGGGCACGACGGTCCCGACTCGTTCCGCCTGTCGTTTTTGCTCTCGATTCCGGCGGCGCTCGGCGGCGGCCTGCTCGCGGCGCTCGACGGCGGACTCGCGGGCGTGACGGTCCAAGAGGCGTCCGTCGCGCTCGTCACGGCGGCCGTCGTCGGCTATCTCTCTATCGACGCGCTGATGCGCGTCGTCCGCCGGGTCTCCTTCTGGGCGGTCTGCGTCGGTCTCGGTGGGCTCGCGCTCGTCGGCGGGCTCGTCGTCACGCTCTGA